From the Glutamicibacter halophytocola genome, the window GCGCCGGAGCTTCTGGTTCTGCCAGCTCTGGGTTCTTTTTCAGTTCCCGTGCGCTGGGCTTGCCGGTGCGGGCTCGTGATCCGACAGCCAAATCACGGCGCATCGATCCGACAACGCTCAAGACGAGCAGCCAGATGAGTACCAGGAAGCCCAGTCGAAACAGGGTTAGAACCAGGTCGTTCATACGCGGCCTCCGTTAGTCGAGGTGATAAGCCGAAAGACTATTTTTGTCTGTCCGATGGTGATGACCGATCCGTCAAAAATAGGGGTTTCGGCAGAAATCTTCTTGCCGTCTACGTAGGTTCCGTTGGTTGAACCCAAATCGGAGACCACAAAGTTCGTCTTGCCGCGCGTCTCAACGCGGATGTGCTGTCGTGAAACGCCTGAGTCATCTACCGGGATATCGGTGCTCGCCGAACGGCCCAAAACAACCGAGTGGTGATTCAGTGCGAAACGCTGTCCCGCGACCTCGAGGATGGCCTGCTTCTGGGTTGGCGCCTTGGGGATCTCGTTGATTGGCCTCACGTTGGGGCGTGGCTGCGCGACGGTGCGCGGTGACGCCTGCTCAACGGGCTTGGCCATGGGCGTCTTCACCGGTGCCGAAGCAACAACGTGGGAACTGGTCTCCTTGACGGAGCCGTTGATTTCCATTTCGCCAGGCTTGAAGTCTTGTTTGGAGACAAAGTGGATCATGACATCGCCCTGAACCGAGTAGTCCTGGCTGGTGGCGTGTTCCGCGGTGACCTTGGCCATTTCATTGACGACAGCTCGTCCCCAGCTTTTAGCGGTTTCGAAGTCCTTAGTGCTCAACGAGACGACAAAGTCGTTCGGAGCGAGGCTGCGCCCTTCGCTGATCGGCAGAATCCCGCGGTCCATTTCATTGCGCAGAGCGGTAGTCAGTTCAACTGGCTTGAGGTCTGCGGTGCTGGTTCCACGAAAGAAGCTTGTGACGACCTTCTCTAAGCCGCGTTCGACATTGTCGAGAAAGCCCATTATTCGTGCTCCTTCCTTAAGGGTCCATCGTTTGTCTTAGTGTCCCGCATTCATGCTGAAAAGCAGTGAACACAGAACTTCATATTCGATCTTACTGTTTTCAGCTGTGGAAATGCCGAAAAATCCTTGGATGGTCCACGCTGAGAGGTCTCAACGATACAGAGGTCAGGTGGTAAAGCCTGTGTCTCTGGCCACATAAGCGGGTATCGATTAGGTGAACTGAAAATGTGTGTGTAAGCTATTTCTTGTTGCAAAAGCACGAAGCAACAAAAACTAGATATGCGCGAGTGGCGGAATTGGTAGACGCGCTGGCTTCAGGTGCCAGTGATCGCAAGGTCGTGGGGGTTCAAGTCCCCCCTCGCGCACAAAATGAAAATAACCTCTGAAATGAACGAAAGTTCAGATCAGAGGTTATTTTTTTCATTGCCCTAAGCCGTTCGGCATCGTTCTGATAACAATTTCCGACGGCGAGCCGCAAACTTCGTGACGGCCGCCTTCCATCGAGGTTCCACCGAGTAATCCATCGTGAATCGTCCCGCGTTCGAACGCGGGCGCTGCGACCTCGAAAAGTTGCCTGGGTGATTCCGCTCTCGGCCAAGGGATCGGCAACCTTTTGAGTTCTTGCAGCCAAGGCTTGGAGATCGTTTGCGGCTTGGCCTGTGCCGCCACCGGTTGCCGGCAAGGCAAGCTTCGGATCCCCGCTTATGCCGTGCGTCCTGTGCCCGTGCCAGAATTCGGCGGCTGGACTAGACTTCCAATGACGAATTGAAAGGTAGTGCATCGTGGCAGCGTCCAAAGAACCATTCGACATTCGCGGAACTCTTGATCTGGTCAACGGGCATCGGATCCTTCGCCTTGAACAAGAATCCAGCGACCTGCTCTCGAGCAGGGGCCAAGTGGCTGTCGATCTTCTCGGGGACTTTGCCGGAGGCACCGTAGTGATTGATCCCGATGGGCGTCGCGGACACTGGCTGGATCTCGAAGCGGATCAAGCGCCAGCACTCGAGGGCGAACCGGGGCAGCAATTCCAGTTAACAGTCCGGCCAAGTTCCAGCTGGCCCGAAACCACGGTGCCCTCCGACCTCGCCGAAGCCCTGGAGGAGGCCAGCGACCTGGATGCGACCTGGGTTGGATTGACCCCGATGGCTCGGTGGGAATGGGTTCGCTGGGTAGGCTCCACCAAGAATCCCGATACTCGACAGCGTCGCGTTGAGGTCAGCATCTCCAAGCTGCGCGATGGCAAGCGCCGTCCTTGCTGTTTTGACCTGTCCTCGTGCACCAACCCGGAACTGGCCAAGAGCGGGAAGCTCGTCGAGTAATCCGGCACAGCAGCGGTCGGGGGCTAGTGATCCCCATCGATCACAGTGGAACCGCGTACGACCAGGGAACTGGGCAGCATGCTCTGCAGCGGTTCCGGGCTCTTGCCCTCGAGCAGGGAGCGCAGCTTCAGGGCCGCCAAGCGCCCGCCTTCCTGGGCGTTGAGCTGCACCGAGGTAATGGCGGGGTTGGACGTGGCCGAGTAGGGCAGGTCGTCAAAGCCTGCCACGGCCAGCTGCTGCGGGATGCGAATCTGAAGCGTGCGGGCAGCGTGGAGCACGCCGAAGGCGTGGTTGTCGGTGGCGCAACCCAGCGCGGTGACCCCCGCCTTTTTCCATGATGGCCAGTGCTCGCTGAAAGCGGCGGATGCGGCGGTGACATCGATCATGGAGCTGGCGACCGAGCTGGGCAGGACCTCGATGCCGAAGTCTCCAGCTGCCTGGAGGAATGCTTCCCGGCGCACCGCGAGAGTCTCCGTTCCGGTGATTGCATCCAAGTACGCGGCCCGGGTGTGCCCCTGCGCGGCAAAATGCGCCACCACATCGCGCGCTCCTTGGGTCACATCCATATTGACGGCCGGGAATTTCGCGCTGATGCCGGGGGCATCAAGGACTACCATGGGCAGGTTGCCGCCAATTTCCTCAAGGAATTCCTGGCTCGGCGCGTGCACCAGCAAACCGGCCGGACGCAGGCCCAGTATCTTGCGGGTTTCGCTGGCGCTGGGGGAGACGCCGGCATCGGTGACCGAGAGCATCAGCTGGTAGTCGCTGGCCAATACGGAGCGAACACCGGCGATGACCTTGGCGAAGAACGGGTTGGAAATATCCGGGGCCACCAAGACAACCAGGGAACTGACGCCCTTGGCCAGCGAACTGCCGATGCTGTCGACAACGTAGCCGAGTTCGCGGATGGCCTCGCGCACGCGCTGCTCATTCTTGGCGGAGACTCGTCCGGAGGATTTTCCGTTGGCGACCAGGGAGACCGTTGCCG encodes:
- a CDS encoding FhaA domain-containing protein, which codes for MGFLDNVERGLEKVVTSFFRGTSTADLKPVELTTALRNEMDRGILPISEGRSLAPNDFVVSLSTKDFETAKSWGRAVVNEMAKVTAEHATSQDYSVQGDVMIHFVSKQDFKPGEMEINGSVKETSSHVVASAPVKTPMAKPVEQASPRTVAQPRPNVRPINEIPKAPTQKQAILEVAGQRFALNHHSVVLGRSASTDIPVDDSGVSRQHIRVETRGKTNFVVSDLGSTNGTYVDGKKISAETPIFDGSVITIGQTKIVFRLITSTNGGRV
- a CDS encoding YdeI/OmpD-associated family protein, with translation MAASKEPFDIRGTLDLVNGHRILRLEQESSDLLSSRGQVAVDLLGDFAGGTVVIDPDGRRGHWLDLEADQAPALEGEPGQQFQLTVRPSSSWPETTVPSDLAEALEEASDLDATWVGLTPMARWEWVRWVGSTKNPDTRQRRVEVSISKLRDGKRRPCCFDLSSCTNPELAKSGKLVE
- a CDS encoding LacI family DNA-binding transcriptional regulator, which encodes MTIAEKTGNHREPRRVTAAMVAAHAGVSTATVSLVANGKSSGRVSAKNEQRVREAIRELGYVVDSIGSSLAKGVSSLVVLVAPDISNPFFAKVIAGVRSVLASDYQLMLSVTDAGVSPSASETRKILGLRPAGLLVHAPSQEFLEEIGGNLPMVVLDAPGISAKFPAVNMDVTQGARDVVAHFAAQGHTRAAYLDAITGTETLAVRREAFLQAAGDFGIEVLPSSVASSMIDVTAASAAFSEHWPSWKKAGVTALGCATDNHAFGVLHAARTLQIRIPQQLAVAGFDDLPYSATSNPAITSVQLNAQEGGRLAALKLRSLLEGKSPEPLQSMLPSSLVVRGSTVIDGDH